Proteins encoded by one window of Arachis ipaensis cultivar K30076 chromosome B04, Araip1.1, whole genome shotgun sequence:
- the LOC107639743 gene encoding uncharacterized protein LOC107639743 codes for MAYRRRQGPKSSTFEDEIPQSQSSLPENNEIKSDFSSSSSSVVAQAKASASGGHAFDPASDHHKSKNDDGDSKTGFWGVLAQRAKSIIDDDINTVPYPYSSSHATMPQKFRSYPFSNTGAPESQSKPSYQQHESHNLGDNPTIRKGLEAITSSLNHLGDTFEKAFEEGRMIVESKTAELKTQIRLKGSHEDNESQLKASREVAMATAAKAKLLLRELKTVKADLAFAKARCSQLEEENKMLRDRDTTTTKGQNREDDDMIRFQLETLLAEKTRLAGENEVYARENRFLREIVEYHQLTMQDVVYLDDGIAEVPEVYDSSSGVSRITSFNPSPSESPLRVVIRNSESSPILPNEMLTVIEKDSKSASENEAPLPSVSASPK; via the exons ATGGCTTACAGAAGAAGGCAGGGTCCAAAGTCTTCAACCTTTGAGGATGAGATTCCTCAATCTCAATCATCATTACCTGAAAACAATGAAATCAAGAGTGATTTTTCATCGTCGTCGTCATCCGTTGTTGCTCAAGCCAAGGCCTCCGCCTCTGGCGGCCACGCCTTCGACCCTGCCTCTGATCATCACAAATCCAAG AATGATGATGGTGACTCAAAGACTGGCTTCTGGGGTGTCTTGGCTCAGAGAGCCAAATCAATTATTGATGATGATATTAACACTGTTCCATATCCGTATTCATCATCACATGCCACTATGCCACAAAAATTCAGATCATACCCATTCAGTAATACAGGTGCTCCAGAATCTCAG TCGAAGCCGTCATATCAACAACATGAATCTCATAATTTAGGGGACAACCCTACAATTAGGAAGGGATTGGAGGCaatcactagttcccttaatCACTTAGGTgacacctttgagaaggcttttgAG GAAGGCCGAATGATCGTGGAGAGCAAGACAGCAGAACTGAAGACTCAAATCCGGCTTAAAGGAAGTCACGAGGACAATGAATCACAACTCAAGGCATCTCGAGAA GTGGCAATGGCAACGGCTGCCAAAGCAAAACTACTTCTTCGCGAGCTAAAAACTGTTAAAGCAGATTTGGCTTTTGCGAAAGCCAGGTGTTCTCAactagaagaagaaaataaaatgctCCGCGACCGCGATACCACTACCACTAAGGGACAGAACCGTGAAGATGATGATATG ATTCGGTTTCAACTGGAGACGCTTCTTGCCGAGAAGACTCGCTTGGCAGGCGAGAATGAGGTATATGCTAGGGAAAACCGTTTCCTAAGGGAGATTGTGGAGTACCATCAGCTGACAATGCAGGATGTAGTGTACCTGGATGATGGCATCGCCGAAGTCCCAGAGGTTTATGACAGCTCGAGTGGGGTGTCCCGGATAACGTCTTTCAACCCATCACCATCAGAATCACCTCTTCGAGTGGTTATTCGGAACTCAGAAAGTTCACCTATTCTCCCAAACGAGATGTTAACTGTGATAGAGAAAGATAGTAAGAGTGCATCAGAAAATGAGGCTCCTCTTCCCAGTGTCTCAGCTTCTCCAAAGTGA
- the LOC107639744 gene encoding probable pre-mRNA-splicing factor ATP-dependent RNA helicase DEAH4 isoform X4 — MNEPNVFTIGGYDQETTPPIRYSPPFCQKYNSSRVESLQDALKQLYLIDAIDENGAITSIGQKMAELPLEPSLSRTLMEANDYGCIPKALTVAAMLSAETTLLPGWRSTDTKEFITSRCDKSGILACIYWCCA, encoded by the exons ATGAACGAGCCGAACGTGTTTACCATAGGTGGTTATGATCAAGAAACAACCCCACCTATACGATATTCGCCCCCATTTTGCCAGAAATATAATAGCAGTAGGG TTGAGTCCTTACAAGATGCCTTGAAGCAATTATATCTGATTGATGCTATTGATGAAAATGGTGCAATTACAAGTATTGGACAGAAAATGGCTG AGCTTCCATTAGAACCTTCCTTATCACGAACCTTGATGGAGGCAAATGATTATGGTTGCATACCTAAGGCTTTGACTGTTGCTGCCATGTTATCAGCTGAAACTACATTGCTACCAGGGTGGAG GTCAACAGACACAAAGGAATTCATCACTTCAAGATGTGACAAGAGTGGAATACTTGCATGTATATATTGGTGCTGTGCTTGA
- the LOC107639744 gene encoding probable pre-mRNA-splicing factor ATP-dependent RNA helicase DEAH4 isoform X5: MVGTGLDAYRLSISWSRLIPIESLQDALKQLYLIDAIDENGAITSIGQKMAELPLEPSLSRTLMEANDYGCIPKALTVAAMLSAETTLLPGWRSTDTKEFITSRCDKSGILACIYWCCA; encoded by the exons ATGGTGGGAACAGGCCTTGATGCTTATAGGTTATCCATTTCTTGGTCAAGATTGATTCCAA TTGAGTCCTTACAAGATGCCTTGAAGCAATTATATCTGATTGATGCTATTGATGAAAATGGTGCAATTACAAGTATTGGACAGAAAATGGCTG AGCTTCCATTAGAACCTTCCTTATCACGAACCTTGATGGAGGCAAATGATTATGGTTGCATACCTAAGGCTTTGACTGTTGCTGCCATGTTATCAGCTGAAACTACATTGCTACCAGGGTGGAG GTCAACAGACACAAAGGAATTCATCACTTCAAGATGTGACAAGAGTGGAATACTTGCATGTATATATTGGTGCTGTGCTTGA
- the LOC107639744 gene encoding putative beta-glucosidase 6 isoform X1, giving the protein MFCISFYSKALYNTPKIIRDFINYAEVCFREFGDRVLYWNTMNEPNVFTIGGYDQETTPPIRYSPPFCQKYNSSRVESLQDALKQLYLIDAIDENGAITSIGQKMAELPLEPSLSRTLMEANDYGCIPKALTVAAMLSAETTLLPGWRSTDTKEFITSRCDKSGILACIYWCCA; this is encoded by the exons atgttctgTATTAGTTTCTATAGTAAAGCCTTGTATAATACTCCTAAAATCAT AAGAGACTTCATAAATTATGCAGAAGTGTGTTTCAGAGAGTTCGGTGACAGAGTCTTATATTGGAATACTATGAACGAGCCGAACGTGTTTACCATAGGTGGTTATGATCAAGAAACAACCCCACCTATACGATATTCGCCCCCATTTTGCCAGAAATATAATAGCAGTAGGG TTGAGTCCTTACAAGATGCCTTGAAGCAATTATATCTGATTGATGCTATTGATGAAAATGGTGCAATTACAAGTATTGGACAGAAAATGGCTG AGCTTCCATTAGAACCTTCCTTATCACGAACCTTGATGGAGGCAAATGATTATGGTTGCATACCTAAGGCTTTGACTGTTGCTGCCATGTTATCAGCTGAAACTACATTGCTACCAGGGTGGAG GTCAACAGACACAAAGGAATTCATCACTTCAAGATGTGACAAGAGTGGAATACTTGCATGTATATATTGGTGCTGTGCTTGA
- the LOC107639744 gene encoding probable pre-mRNA-splicing factor ATP-dependent RNA helicase DEAH4 isoform X3: MAKSTILKHRMVEQEDVKLMVGTGLDAYRLSISWSRLIPIESLQDALKQLYLIDAIDENGAITSIGQKMAELPLEPSLSRTLMEANDYGCIPKALTVAAMLSAETTLLPGWRSTDTKEFITSRCDKSGILACIYWCCA, encoded by the exons ATGGCTAAATCCACCATTCTCAAGCATAGAATGGTTGAACAG gaagatgtGAAACTCATGGTGGGAACAGGCCTTGATGCTTATAGGTTATCCATTTCTTGGTCAAGATTGATTCCAA TTGAGTCCTTACAAGATGCCTTGAAGCAATTATATCTGATTGATGCTATTGATGAAAATGGTGCAATTACAAGTATTGGACAGAAAATGGCTG AGCTTCCATTAGAACCTTCCTTATCACGAACCTTGATGGAGGCAAATGATTATGGTTGCATACCTAAGGCTTTGACTGTTGCTGCCATGTTATCAGCTGAAACTACATTGCTACCAGGGTGGAG GTCAACAGACACAAAGGAATTCATCACTTCAAGATGTGACAAGAGTGGAATACTTGCATGTATATATTGGTGCTGTGCTTGA
- the LOC107639744 gene encoding lactase-phlorizin hydrolase isoform X2 produces the protein MFCISFYSKALYNTPKIIRDFINYAEVCFREFGDRVLYWNTMNEPNVFTIGGYDQETTPPIRYSPPFCQKYNSIESLQDALKQLYLIDAIDENGAITSIGQKMAELPLEPSLSRTLMEANDYGCIPKALTVAAMLSAETTLLPGWRSTDTKEFITSRCDKSGILACIYWCCA, from the exons atgttctgTATTAGTTTCTATAGTAAAGCCTTGTATAATACTCCTAAAATCAT AAGAGACTTCATAAATTATGCAGAAGTGTGTTTCAGAGAGTTCGGTGACAGAGTCTTATATTGGAATACTATGAACGAGCCGAACGTGTTTACCATAGGTGGTTATGATCAAGAAACAACCCCACCTATACGATATTCGCCCCCATTTTGCCAGAAATATAATAGCA TTGAGTCCTTACAAGATGCCTTGAAGCAATTATATCTGATTGATGCTATTGATGAAAATGGTGCAATTACAAGTATTGGACAGAAAATGGCTG AGCTTCCATTAGAACCTTCCTTATCACGAACCTTGATGGAGGCAAATGATTATGGTTGCATACCTAAGGCTTTGACTGTTGCTGCCATGTTATCAGCTGAAACTACATTGCTACCAGGGTGGAG GTCAACAGACACAAAGGAATTCATCACTTCAAGATGTGACAAGAGTGGAATACTTGCATGTATATATTGGTGCTGTGCTTGA